The genomic region AATGGTCGTTGGGGGGGCTACCCCGCCCGAAGCGGGAGCTTGGGTATAAAATGGCAATACTTTAGCGTCAACAGCTATAGGTGGTGCAGACGGCTGCACGGAACCGATCGGCTCAGACGCTTCCCGAATGGAGCCAGTGTTTTTACGCACTGTTAGTTCAAAGTCGGCGCTCTTAAGCCTTAGCTCGGTAATATCGGTTCCATTCAAAACCGTCAGGAGTTCGCGGAGTTCGTTAAAGTCCAATTCCACAGCAAGTTTTATCCCATTCAATCAGCAACGGCTTTTTCGTTATTAATACGATCGAGGAGTAGGGGCTCTTGAGCGAGGGGGGATAGAGGAGCCAACCGCTAAGACTCACACAGATTCCTCTATCCGTGTCGTGGCCCAGCAGAGGAGAGAGATCGCAGAGGAGCAAACGTTCCCCCCATATTTTGGTTAAACCCGCCCTTACGACTCCTGACTTCTGCATTATTCTCGACCCATGTAGGAATCGGTACGGGTGTCGATGCGGATACGCTCTCCCACAGAAATAAACAGAGGAACCATTACCTGGGCACCAGTTTCCACGATCGCGGGTTTGGTGCCGCCTGTGGCGGTATCTCCCTTGACGCCGGGATCGGTCTGCACTACTTCCAGCACTACGGAGTTGGGCAGTTCTACTTCCAGCACCTGCTCTCCCCAGCGGATGACGTTAGCTTCCATACCTTCTTTGAGGTATTTGACGCGATCGCCAATCTGAGTTACGGAAAGTCGCGATTCTTCATAAGAATCCATATCCATAAAAACGTAGTCTTCGCCCTCTTTATACGTATGCTGCATCGTATTTTTTTCCAGATTGGCTTGGGGCATGGTTTCCCCGGCTCGGAAGGTCTGTTCTACCACACTGCCAGTTTGGACGTTTTTCAGCTTTGTCCGCACAAAAGCCGAACCTTTACCTGGTTTGACGTGGAGGAATTCCACGACCCGCCACACGCCGCCATTCCATTCAATCGAAACACCAGGCCGAAAGTCGTTACTCGAAATCATGAACCTTATTCCACTAGCCAGATCGATCGGCCTTCAATTGTACCGCTCTTGGGGGACAGGAACTAGGGGCTAGGGAATTTTAGATTTTAGATTTTAGATTTTAGATTTTATTTCAATTTTGCGATCTTCCCTCTTCCCTCTTCCCTCTTCCCCCTAGCCAATTGCCCCTTTCTTTTGAATGAGTGAATGAGTGAATGAGTGAATGAGTGACTTCCCTAGCCCCTAGCCCCTTGTTCCCGACTCTATGGGACAATCTAAAATTGTTTGTACCTAAAAATATATTTATGCCTCGTTCAAGTCTTCCAATCTTTGATGGGCTAAGACGCTGGCTGCAAAGCGGCGTTTTGATGCTGCTGCTGGTTTCCCTTTCCATTGGACTATCCGGTGCAGGGTGGAACTTTTTTGGCAGCAGCGGTCGCGAGAGTCGCCTCCCATCTGGAAATGCCATTACCGATGGGAAAGCGCTGTTGCGGTACGCCCTGCCTATAGACAATAAGCCGGTACGAGAACTGCAAGCGAGTTTGGAAGACATCTCTACCCAGCTGCGGTCTAATCGCAGGTGGAGTGCTATCTCTTCGGATATCAGTAGGGCATCGTTAATTCTGAGCGATCGCCAGCCCCAACTCCTAGAAAGCGTCCCCCAGGAGCTAAAACCCGAAGCAGAAACTTTGCTAAAAGACCTACAAGCAGGTTTCCCCGACCTCAGAGCAGCCCTTGAAGCCCAGGATAAAGAAGAGATCCTGAAAGAGCGGTCTAAGCTGCTAGATAAAGTAGGTCAGCTAGAAAACACGATGGTGCAGAAATTCCCCTTTGAAGTTCCAGCCCAGTACAGCAACCTGCCCCAACTCAAAGGTCGCGCCACTGTGGAAATGACCACCAACAAGGGCAACCTCACGATCGTCCTTGACGGTTACAGCGCCCCTGTTACCGCCGGGAACTTTGTCGATTTGGTACAACGCGGTTTTTATAACGGGTTGCCGTTTATCCGGGCAGAAGAATCCTACTTCCTACAAACCGGAGATCCAGATGGCCCAGAGCAAGGTTT from Argonema galeatum A003/A1 harbors:
- the efp gene encoding elongation factor P, whose translation is MISSNDFRPGVSIEWNGGVWRVVEFLHVKPGKGSAFVRTKLKNVQTGSVVEQTFRAGETMPQANLEKNTMQHTYKEGEDYVFMDMDSYEESRLSVTQIGDRVKYLKEGMEANVIRWGEQVLEVELPNSVVLEVVQTDPGVKGDTATGGTKPAIVETGAQVMVPLFISVGERIRIDTRTDSYMGRE
- a CDS encoding peptidylprolyl isomerase; translation: MPRSSLPIFDGLRRWLQSGVLMLLLVSLSIGLSGAGWNFFGSSGRESRLPSGNAITDGKALLRYALPIDNKPVRELQASLEDISTQLRSNRRWSAISSDISRASLILSDRQPQLLESVPQELKPEAETLLKDLQAGFPDLRAALEAQDKEEILKERSKLLDKVGQLENTMVQKFPFEVPAQYSNLPQLKGRATVEMTTNKGNLTIVLDGYSAPVTAGNFVDLVQRGFYNGLPFIRAEESYFLQTGDPDGPEQGFIDPTTGKYRAVPLELLIKGDEAPMYGITLEEAGRYLDRPVLPFSAYGAVAMARPEFEANGGSSQFFFFLFEPELTPAGLNVLDGRYAIFGYVIEGKEVLDKLKQGDKIESALVIEGAENLVQPQVA